GAGAAGATCCATCTGTATTGCCTGGTATCGCTGATATCGTCTCCTGCTATGATATGAGTGAATTTGAACAATGTGACTATGCCGTACCTGTACCTCTTCATATAAAACGCCTTCGCAGAAGAGGTTTAAATCAGTCAATGCTGCTGGCGGATCTCTTTTTTAAAGAGACTGCCGATTGTACAGTAAGGTCCGATATTCTTGTCAGGAAATATCATACTGTTTCACAAACATCCCTTGGGGGTGAAGCGAGAAGAAAAAACCTTGTAAATGCTTTTGTATGCCGGAATGGAGAAGATGTTCCAGGAAAGAGGATATGTTTAGTTGATGATGTTTTTACAACTGGAACAACAGTGGCAGAATGCAGTAAAACTCTTCTGAAATATGGTGCAAAAGAAGTCAGAATTCTTACCTTTGCCAGGGCGTAGGTGGAACAGAGTGGCAGTACTTCTGGAAAAATGACTTTTTTTTTGAGAGGGATAATTTTTTTTTCATGCTGAAACCCACGTGGAATACGAGATTGAAAAATTTCATAGAGCAATATTGAGATATATTTTGTTTTATTTAGTTATTTTGAGAAAAACCAAGTTAAGGATTATGATTC
The DNA window shown above is from Desulfomarina profundi and carries:
- a CDS encoding ComF family protein, which gives rise to MKLLDVFTRIQDAADLFFPHCCIACGEKLFDRSLCFFCRECRAAIQYIESPVCRRCGVEFAAYHHREHFCGDCLQNFPPYTLARSVVRYSEPVKKLLYRLKYREDPSVLPGIADIVSCYDMSEFEQCDYAVPVPLHIKRLRRRGLNQSMLLADLFFKETADCTVRSDILVRKYHTVSQTSLGGEARRKNLVNAFVCRNGEDVPGKRICLVDDVFTTGTTVAECSKTLLKYGAKEVRILTFARA